In Candidatus Limnocylindria bacterium, the following proteins share a genomic window:
- a CDS encoding DUF2652 domain-containing protein translates to MTVDHGLIVLGDVSGYTEFIATTELEHSREILAELLGTLCECAPGNLRVAQLEGDAVFWLSDEHGAGLAECLKEKFVEFHRRLRFMTLATTCLCRACASVGSLTLKFVVHRGEYVQQRVGGSDHFVGSDIVLAHRLLKNKVPSHEYILLTEAALAAVAAEGSVAHEERVEHLGAVRCAYIELTSLRARALAERTEHLGRREAQVCFERSFPMSPERIRRVMRDESLHGIGEHFELLEDPQGLEDEADRSNARTPFVPRTGMKHVLAQRGARGTALGQETHCHHRADGARGSVLRVIRSERDPNQSRTTMHVLGDTENFYVTQILSATPSGCLLELRYAWEPLGDPTVRVPEWLAEFVQEQLDQLAAVAAPSRTSEGTRFEGQ, encoded by the coding sequence ATGACAGTGGACCACGGACTGATCGTCCTCGGCGATGTCTCCGGATACACCGAGTTCATCGCGACCACCGAGCTCGAGCACTCACGGGAGATCCTCGCCGAACTCCTCGGGACGCTCTGCGAGTGCGCACCCGGGAATCTCAGGGTTGCGCAGCTGGAGGGGGATGCCGTCTTCTGGCTGTCCGACGAGCACGGTGCAGGCCTAGCAGAGTGTTTGAAAGAGAAGTTCGTCGAGTTCCACCGACGTCTGCGCTTCATGACCCTGGCGACGACCTGTCTCTGCCGAGCGTGCGCCTCCGTGGGTTCGTTGACCCTCAAGTTCGTCGTCCATCGTGGCGAGTACGTCCAACAGCGTGTCGGCGGGAGCGATCACTTCGTCGGGAGCGACATCGTCCTGGCGCACCGGCTGCTGAAGAACAAGGTGCCATCTCACGAGTACATCCTGCTCACCGAGGCGGCGCTCGCAGCTGTGGCCGCGGAGGGATCGGTGGCTCATGAGGAGCGGGTCGAGCATCTCGGGGCGGTCCGCTGCGCCTACATCGAGCTCACCAGCCTCCGCGCTCGCGCCCTGGCGGAGCGCACGGAACATCTCGGGCGGCGTGAAGCGCAGGTGTGTTTCGAGCGCTCTTTCCCTATGTCGCCGGAACGAATCCGCCGCGTGATGCGGGACGAGTCCCTCCACGGCATTGGCGAGCATTTCGAGCTTCTTGAGGATCCGCAGGGGCTAGAGGACGAGGCCGATCGCAGCAACGCGCGCACGCCCTTCGTGCCTCGTACCGGCATGAAGCACGTGCTCGCGCAGAGGGGAGCCCGAGGCACGGCACTCGGCCAGGAGACGCACTGCCATCACCGCGCGGACGGGGCGCGAGGGAGTGTCCTGCGCGTGATCCGTTCCGAGCGCGATCCAAACCAAAGCCGCACAACCATGCATGTCCTCGGCGATACAGAGAATTTCTACGTAACGCAGATCCTGTCGGCGACGCCGAGTGGGTGTCTCCTTGAGCTTCGCTATGCCTGGGAACCGCTCGGCGATCCAACCGTCCGCGTGCCGGAATGGCTCGCCGAGTTCGTCCAGGAGCAACTGGATCAGCTCGCTGCTGTAGCGGCCCCCAGCCGCACAAGCGAGGGCACTCGCTTCGAAGGGCAATAG
- a CDS encoding MauE/DoxX family redox-associated membrane protein, with amino-acid sequence MSGFALIGSALSALGSEWGSETGGVAACVIAVVLGVAAVAKIREPSLAARGISSFGIISGVHPRMALAVGIFEASLALGLIVESSRAFAIAVAALLLWLYTGLIGRQLARGNHEPCFCFGEADEGVSRRTLARTGGLALLATLALALGPPTTLHIVEQLLIALALTASAWLGSSMPGLLRLSRHEHGGPSRV; translated from the coding sequence GTGAGCGGATTCGCCCTGATCGGCTCCGCTCTGTCCGCACTCGGTAGTGAGTGGGGCAGTGAGACCGGAGGCGTCGCCGCGTGCGTCATCGCCGTTGTATTGGGAGTCGCAGCAGTAGCGAAGATCCGCGAGCCCAGTCTGGCGGCTCGGGGAATCAGTTCGTTCGGCATCATCTCCGGTGTTCATCCGCGGATGGCCTTGGCGGTAGGAATCTTCGAGGCGAGCCTAGCCTTGGGCTTGATTGTCGAAAGCAGCCGTGCCTTTGCAATCGCGGTTGCCGCCTTGCTGCTCTGGCTGTACACGGGTCTGATCGGTCGACAACTCGCGCGCGGCAACCATGAGCCCTGCTTCTGCTTTGGAGAAGCTGATGAGGGCGTCTCGCGACGGACTCTCGCGCGCACGGGTGGACTGGCCTTGCTTGCGACTCTCGCGCTTGCGCTGGGCCCTCCGACGACATTGCACATCGTTGAGCAGCTACTGATCGCACTCGCATTGACGGCGTCAGCGTGGTTAGGTTCATCGATGCCCGGGCTTCTGCGACTCAGTCGGCACGAACATGGAGGGCCGTCACGTGTCTGA
- a CDS encoding LuxR C-terminal-related transcriptional regulator → MTNAQTAIVQLLADGSTDKEIAYRVGTSYRTVRTHLERLYDRYHVHCRAALVAQVLQDPEWLDRLEKSDGGDRPPSKGHRPGRD, encoded by the coding sequence ATGACGAACGCGCAGACCGCAATCGTCCAACTCCTCGCCGACGGTTCGACCGACAAGGAGATTGCGTATCGGGTCGGCACCTCGTATCGCACCGTGCGCACTCACCTTGAGCGCCTTTATGACCGCTATCACGTGCACTGTCGCGCTGCGCTCGTCGCGCAGGTTCTTCAGGACCCTGAATGGCTGGATCGTCTTGAGAAGTCCGACGGCGGCGACCGCCCACCGTCCAAAGGACATCGGCCTGGCCGGGACTAA
- a CDS encoding replication-relaxation family protein codes for MVSANNPTGAFVRFVRDRTQTVWPEFLLIRKFLPRVREESIITASRRETDVVRLVALHRFLTRPQLEDFLFAESTLTPRSRQVVTWRILGRLQRHGLVAATPRQSGGAVAGSTLPGYFLTTTGLRVAATFYPDLPARRPARRAPFLLAHSVMAADVELAFRRAARGNSGHELELWECDWQTRLKLGSKKLLPDARLVYRLGRVLLDAFVEVDLGTEGTRFFAGKIDRYISARYDGGWRTHLSRWPMTLTITPTAARAASLWEATTARLNAHPWSSGGMAFKFCSIDALLGEPGVLGARWRVAGTKESTLFATPEQLAAASGAE; via the coding sequence TTGGTCTCGGCCAACAATCCGACCGGCGCTTTCGTCCGATTCGTCCGAGACCGGACGCAAACCGTATGGCCTGAGTTTCTTCTCATCCGAAAGTTCCTTCCTCGCGTTCGAGAAGAATCCATAATCACCGCGAGCCGCCGCGAGACCGATGTCGTCCGCCTCGTTGCGCTCCACCGCTTCCTCACCCGCCCTCAGCTCGAGGATTTCCTGTTCGCGGAATCGACGCTGACGCCACGCTCGCGGCAGGTCGTGACCTGGCGGATCCTCGGACGCCTCCAGCGCCACGGCCTCGTTGCTGCTACGCCGCGCCAGAGCGGCGGCGCGGTTGCCGGCTCCACGTTGCCTGGATATTTCCTGACCACGACCGGGCTGCGCGTCGCCGCCACCTTCTACCCCGATCTCCCGGCACGTCGGCCGGCGCGACGCGCGCCGTTCCTCCTCGCGCATAGCGTCATGGCCGCCGACGTCGAGCTCGCCTTCCGCCGCGCGGCGCGCGGGAATTCCGGACACGAGCTGGAGCTCTGGGAGTGCGACTGGCAGACCCGGCTGAAGCTCGGGAGCAAGAAGCTTCTGCCAGACGCGCGACTCGTGTATCGCTTGGGCCGGGTGCTGCTCGATGCCTTCGTCGAGGTGGATCTCGGGACCGAGGGGACGCGCTTCTTCGCCGGCAAGATCGACCGGTACATCTCGGCCCGCTACGACGGCGGCTGGCGCACGCATCTGTCGCGCTGGCCGATGACGCTCACGATCACACCGACTGCGGCGCGGGCGGCGTCGCTCTGGGAGGCGACCACCGCGAGGCTGAACGCGCACCCCTGGTCTTCGGGCGGGATGGCCTTCAAGTTCTGCTCGATCGATGCGCTTCTGGGCGAACCCGGAGTGCTCGGCGCGCGCTGGCGCGTCGCCGGCACAAAGGAGTCGACTCTGTTCGCGACTCCAGAGCAACTTGCCGCGGCAAGCGGTGCTGAGTGA
- a CDS encoding site-specific integrase, whose product MKAILGAVSKIATYPMRERAILTLQMSAPMRPDEVRRIALRDFEPRERERRGHIRIRGAKTEAGSDRVIPLDDEAESALHSYLRFERPAWAGDGPRDHAGEEPLFLNRDGRGFTEFSWNSRNQILRRRLQQSGVRDFVQYRSRGYAAKRLQKRRVPLQVIMQIGGWKREAMPTRYIGKYDEDELKDFPTANLRDVLAR is encoded by the coding sequence GTGAAGGCGATCCTCGGCGCGGTTTCCAAGATCGCCACCTACCCGATGCGCGAGCGCGCGATCCTCACCCTCCAGATGTCGGCGCCGATGCGGCCCGACGAGGTGCGGCGCATCGCTCTCCGCGACTTCGAGCCGCGCGAGCGCGAAAGACGCGGACACATCCGGATCCGCGGCGCGAAGACCGAAGCCGGGTCCGACCGAGTCATCCCGCTGGACGACGAGGCCGAGTCGGCGCTCCACAGCTACCTCCGGTTCGAGCGGCCGGCGTGGGCCGGCGACGGACCGAGAGATCACGCCGGCGAAGAGCCGCTCTTCCTGAACCGCGACGGCAGAGGCTTCACCGAGTTCTCCTGGAACAGCCGAAATCAGATCCTGCGACGCCGGCTCCAGCAGTCCGGCGTTCGCGACTTCGTCCAGTACCGCTCCCGCGGATACGCCGCGAAGCGCCTGCAGAAGCGACGCGTGCCGCTGCAGGTGATCATGCAGATCGGCGGCTGGAAGCGGGAAGCGATGCCGACGCGGTACATCGGCAAGTACGACGAGGACGAGCTCAAGGACTTCCCCACCGCGAACCTGCGCGACGTCCTCGCGAGGTAA
- a CDS encoding rhomboid family intramembrane serine protease gives MLPIGDQDEPGGLPLVNIAIIAINVLVFVLLQLPSDAFTMGFSTIPKEITTGVDLVGPVAITLPDGSVETLIEAPGPSPIWLTLFTSMFMHGGWLHIGGNMLFLFIFGDNVERRLGSLLYLAFYLVCGVVASAAQIATDVNSVIPSLGASGAISGVLAAYLVYFPQNRVRVLVGFRYVTEVPALVMIGLWALIQFISGFGSIATTASSGGGVAYFAHIGGFIAGVVLAFLLRAVGRGPTRPFATV, from the coding sequence ATGCTTCCCATCGGCGACCAGGACGAACCGGGCGGCCTCCCGCTCGTCAACATCGCGATCATCGCGATCAACGTCCTCGTCTTCGTCCTGCTCCAGCTCCCGAGCGATGCGTTCACGATGGGCTTCAGCACGATCCCGAAGGAGATCACGACTGGCGTCGACCTGGTCGGCCCGGTCGCGATCACTCTCCCCGACGGCAGCGTCGAGACGCTCATCGAGGCGCCGGGTCCGAGTCCCATCTGGCTGACGCTGTTCACGTCGATGTTCATGCACGGCGGCTGGCTGCACATCGGTGGGAACATGCTCTTTCTGTTCATCTTTGGCGACAACGTCGAGCGGCGGCTTGGCTCGCTCCTGTATCTCGCGTTCTATCTGGTCTGCGGCGTCGTCGCATCCGCGGCGCAGATCGCCACCGACGTCAACTCCGTGATCCCGAGCCTCGGAGCGTCGGGTGCGATCAGCGGTGTGCTCGCGGCCTACCTCGTGTACTTCCCGCAGAACCGTGTGCGCGTTCTGGTGGGTTTCCGCTACGTCACCGAGGTGCCCGCGCTGGTGATGATCGGGCTATGGGCGCTGATCCAGTTCATATCGGGATTCGGCTCCATCGCCACGACCGCTTCGAGCGGCGGAGGCGTCGCGTACTTCGCGCACATCGGAGGGTTCATCGCCGGCGTCGTACTGGCATTCCTGTTGCGCGCTGTGGGCCGAGGACCCACGAGACCCTTCGCGACCGTGTAG
- a CDS encoding cache and HAMP domain-containing protein → MGFLRIRFWQKVLGALLCVGIVPVTLVSMVSIQTTRQDLTSLGVTNIQQRSTSTAGAIDAYLQSRLGDIVLVGKLPDIIRFGQNMKDPAAKAAARVALSAAAARSPEYESVAVVDPDGTIVAASILTDEGTSVKFREYFTTAFKGTPYISDPSYSVITNKPALFFSAPVMDGEKVLAVVRTRVNLAAIWDVVEGDLGAVGAGAHGFLVDDFGIRLAVSETKGHRDQAESLIYKPIAPIEAETAKKLAADKRFGTKTPEQLVIDPLPTLKTALDKLPRGITTSSQFSFGNADLEQRGVVTRLTAKPWAYVLAVPIATYTKAADDATVNATSMVIVGLLLSLVIGVLLTRSLVRPLRRLVGEATMVSTGDVDLRYARFDTRSGDDITREVASAFDRMLNALRFYALSDDATAGED, encoded by the coding sequence ATGGGTTTCCTTCGGATCCGTTTCTGGCAGAAGGTCCTCGGAGCACTCCTTTGCGTTGGCATCGTCCCCGTGACCCTCGTGAGCATGGTCTCCATCCAAACGACTCGTCAGGACCTCACGAGCCTCGGCGTCACGAACATCCAGCAGCGCTCGACCTCGACCGCCGGCGCCATCGATGCGTATCTGCAGAGCCGGCTTGGCGACATCGTCCTCGTCGGCAAGCTGCCGGACATCATCCGCTTCGGCCAAAACATGAAAGACCCCGCCGCGAAGGCGGCCGCGCGCGTGGCTCTCTCCGCCGCGGCCGCCCGCTCGCCTGAATACGAATCGGTCGCGGTCGTCGACCCCGACGGAACGATCGTCGCGGCGTCGATCCTCACCGACGAGGGCACGAGCGTGAAGTTCCGCGAGTACTTCACGACCGCGTTCAAGGGCACGCCGTACATCAGCGACCCGAGCTACTCCGTCATCACGAACAAGCCAGCTCTTTTCTTCTCCGCGCCTGTGATGGACGGCGAGAAGGTCCTCGCTGTCGTGCGTACCCGCGTGAACCTCGCCGCGATCTGGGACGTCGTCGAGGGCGACCTCGGCGCCGTTGGCGCCGGCGCTCACGGTTTCCTCGTGGACGACTTCGGGATCCGGCTCGCGGTGTCCGAGACGAAGGGTCACCGCGATCAGGCGGAGTCGCTCATCTACAAGCCGATCGCACCGATCGAGGCGGAGACCGCGAAGAAGCTCGCGGCGGACAAGCGCTTTGGTACGAAGACCCCGGAGCAGCTCGTCATCGACCCGCTGCCCACGCTGAAGACCGCGCTCGACAAGCTGCCCAGGGGGATCACGACCTCTTCGCAGTTCTCCTTCGGCAACGCGGACCTCGAGCAGCGCGGCGTCGTGACCCGTCTCACCGCCAAGCCGTGGGCCTACGTGCTCGCGGTCCCGATCGCGACGTACACCAAGGCCGCGGACGACGCCACGGTGAACGCGACGAGCATGGTCATCGTGGGACTGCTCCTCTCGCTCGTCATCGGCGTGCTGCTGACTCGTTCGCTGGTGCGTCCGCTGCGACGCCTCGTTGGTGAGGCGACGATGGTCTCCACCGGCGATGTTGACCTTCGGTACGCGCGCTTCGACACACGCTCGGGTGACGACATCACGCGCGAGGTCGCGTCCGCCTTTGATCGGATGCTGAACGCCCTCCGCTTCTACGCATTGTCGGACGACGCGACCGCAGGCGAAGATTGA
- the aceE gene encoding pyruvate dehydrogenase (acetyl-transferring), homodimeric type, translated as MHEVFDEFKRQLPDIDPAETDEWIESLDALVKQAGPERARFVLYKLLKRARMLQVGLPPLTQTRYINTISPEQEPDFPGDEEMEHRIRQYIRWNAVAMVVRANHRYDGIGGHLATYASSATLYEVGFNHFFRGKDDGNDGDQVFYQGHASPGIYARAFLEGRLKESQLDHFRRESKPGEGLSSYPHPRLMPDYWEFPTVSMGLGPITAIYQARFNRYLQNRGIKDTNAQRVWGFLGDGECDEPESLGALHLAAREGLDNLTFVVNCNLQRLDGPVRGNGKIIQELEAVFRGSGWNVIKVIWGREWDDLLARDVDGVLVNKMNETTDGESQRLTIADGAYIREHFFGPDPRLRKLVEHLSDADLMKLRRGGHDYRKVYAAYHEAVRHTAAPTAILAQTVKGWALGPNVEGRNITHQAKKLTFEELKIFRDRLELPITDKQLEEDPPYYHPGMDSSEVRYMLERRRALGGVVPKRVVRGKPLPVPSDAAFAEFPKGSGKAAASTTMAFTRLLRNLLRDESIGSRVVPIIPDEARTFGMDPLFKEVGIYSSLGQTYEPVDAETLLPYREATNGQVLEEGITEAGSMASFTAAGTSYATHSEAMLPFYIFYSMFGFQRTMDQIWAFGDARGRGFLLGATAGRTTLNGEGLQHEDGHSHLLATAVPNIRAYDPAFAYETAVIVRDGIRRMFVDNMDVFYYLTLYNENYPMPPMPAGVEDGILRGIYLFRKGEGGGRSHVTLLGSGPILMQVLRTQEMLQEKYDVAADVYSVTSYQQLRNEALEVERWNRLHPTETAKVPYVVQVLGGATPIIAASDFMKAVPDQISRWLSQPFVPLGTDGFGRSDTREALRRHFEVDAESIAVASLNALALCEQYSPQDVAKAIADLGIDPNKPEPRTA; from the coding sequence ATGCACGAAGTTTTCGACGAGTTCAAGCGACAGCTCCCCGATATCGATCCGGCCGAGACCGATGAGTGGATCGAGTCCCTCGACGCCCTCGTCAAGCAAGCGGGCCCCGAGCGGGCGCGCTTCGTCCTCTACAAGCTCCTCAAGCGCGCGCGCATGCTGCAGGTAGGACTGCCGCCGCTCACGCAGACGCGTTACATCAACACGATCTCCCCTGAGCAGGAGCCCGACTTCCCGGGCGATGAGGAGATGGAACACCGCATCCGGCAGTACATCCGCTGGAACGCCGTCGCGATGGTCGTGCGCGCGAACCATCGCTATGACGGCATCGGCGGGCACCTCGCGACCTATGCGTCGTCCGCGACGCTCTACGAGGTCGGCTTCAACCACTTCTTCCGCGGCAAGGACGACGGCAATGACGGCGATCAGGTCTTCTACCAGGGCCACGCATCGCCTGGCATCTACGCGCGCGCGTTCCTCGAGGGCCGCCTGAAGGAGAGCCAGCTCGATCACTTCCGGCGCGAGAGCAAGCCCGGTGAGGGACTGTCCTCATATCCCCACCCGCGCCTCATGCCCGACTACTGGGAATTCCCGACCGTCTCGATGGGGCTCGGTCCGATCACTGCGATCTATCAGGCGCGCTTCAACCGCTACCTGCAGAACCGCGGGATCAAGGACACGAACGCGCAGCGGGTGTGGGGATTCCTCGGCGATGGCGAATGCGACGAGCCCGAGTCGCTCGGCGCGCTCCATCTCGCGGCCCGCGAGGGGCTCGACAACCTGACCTTCGTCGTGAACTGCAACCTACAGCGTCTCGATGGTCCGGTGCGTGGCAACGGCAAGATCATCCAGGAGCTGGAGGCGGTGTTCCGCGGCTCGGGCTGGAACGTGATCAAGGTGATCTGGGGCCGCGAGTGGGACGACCTTCTTGCGCGCGACGTCGACGGTGTCCTCGTGAACAAGATGAACGAGACGACCGACGGCGAGTCGCAGCGCCTCACGATCGCTGACGGCGCGTACATCCGGGAGCACTTCTTCGGACCGGACCCGCGCCTCCGCAAGCTCGTCGAGCACCTATCCGATGCGGACCTGATGAAGCTGCGACGTGGCGGTCATGACTATCGCAAGGTCTATGCGGCCTACCACGAGGCCGTCCGACACACCGCGGCGCCGACCGCGATCCTCGCGCAGACGGTCAAGGGCTGGGCGCTCGGACCCAACGTCGAGGGACGCAACATCACACACCAGGCGAAGAAGCTCACGTTCGAAGAGCTGAAGATCTTCCGCGATCGCCTCGAGCTACCGATCACCGATAAGCAGCTCGAGGAGGATCCGCCGTACTACCACCCGGGGATGGACAGCTCCGAGGTCCGGTACATGCTCGAGCGTCGCCGGGCGCTCGGTGGCGTCGTGCCCAAGCGGGTCGTTCGAGGAAAGCCGCTGCCTGTCCCAAGCGATGCCGCGTTCGCCGAGTTCCCGAAGGGATCGGGGAAAGCAGCCGCGTCGACGACGATGGCGTTCACGCGGCTCCTGCGGAATCTGCTGCGCGATGAGTCGATCGGCTCGCGCGTCGTCCCGATCATCCCGGACGAAGCGCGCACGTTCGGCATGGACCCGCTTTTCAAAGAGGTCGGCATCTACTCTTCGCTCGGCCAGACCTACGAGCCGGTCGACGCTGAGACGCTGCTTCCCTATCGCGAGGCGACGAATGGACAGGTGCTCGAGGAGGGCATCACCGAGGCCGGCTCGATGGCGAGCTTCACCGCAGCGGGCACGAGCTACGCGACGCACTCCGAAGCGATGCTGCCCTTCTACATCTTCTACTCGATGTTCGGGTTCCAGCGCACGATGGACCAGATCTGGGCGTTTGGTGACGCGCGCGGGCGCGGGTTCCTCCTCGGGGCGACCGCTGGCCGCACGACGCTCAACGGCGAGGGCCTGCAGCACGAGGACGGGCACAGCCATCTGCTCGCGACGGCCGTGCCCAACATCCGCGCATACGATCCGGCGTTCGCGTACGAGACCGCGGTCATCGTGCGCGACGGCATCCGCCGCATGTTCGTCGACAACATGGACGTCTTCTACTACCTCACGCTCTACAACGAGAACTACCCGATGCCGCCGATGCCCGCGGGCGTCGAGGACGGCATCCTGCGCGGCATCTACCTCTTCCGGAAAGGCGAGGGCGGCGGCCGAAGCCATGTCACGCTCCTCGGCTCCGGCCCGATCCTGATGCAGGTGCTGCGGACCCAGGAGATGCTGCAGGAGAAGTACGACGTCGCCGCGGACGTGTACAGCGTCACGAGTTACCAGCAGCTGCGCAACGAGGCGCTCGAGGTCGAGCGCTGGAACCGGCTGCACCCGACGGAGACCGCGAAGGTCCCCTACGTGGTGCAGGTGCTGGGCGGCGCGACGCCGATCATCGCCGCGAGCGACTTCATGAAGGCGGTCCCGGATCAGATCTCCCGCTGGCTCTCGCAGCCCTTCGTTCCGTTGGGGACCGACGGCTTCGGACGGAGCGACACGCGCGAGGCGCTACGCCGTCACTTCGAAGTGGACGCGGAGAGCATCGCGGTCGCGTCCCTCAACGCACTCGCGCTCTGCGAGCAGTACTCGCCGCAGGACGTCGCGAAGGCTATCGCGGATCTCGGCATCGATCCGAACAAACCGGAGCCGCGGACCGCCTAA
- the ettA gene encoding energy-dependent translational throttle protein EttA: MPPQFIYTMYGLKKIAPGSQREILKGITLAFYPTAKIGVLGPNGAGKSTLLRIMAGIDKEYVGDARITEGYRAGLLAQEPQLDANKDVRGNVEEGVADRRAVLKRYEELSAKFGESLSDADMDRLNVDFQKAQDEIEAKGLWDLDSQIDHAMDALRLPPGEQDVKTLSGGERRRVALCRLLLAHPDLLLLDEPTNHLDAESVAWLERTLTGYDGCVVAVTHDRYFLDNAASWILELDKGAGIPYEGNYSSWLDQKRKRLADEEKQESARQRTLARELEWVQASPRARQAKSKARIESYERLLAESPDERERELEISIPPGPRLGDVVINATKLRKGYGDRLLFDDLTFALPRGGIVGIIGPNGAGKTTLFRLITGEEKADGGSLVVGETVKLGYVSQSRDALDPKKNVWEEIAEGQENIQIGARTRNARAYVASFNFRGADQQKRVGDLSGGERNRVHLAKMLKSGANVLLLDEPSNDLDVDTLRALEEALLDFAGCVVVISHDRWFLDRVATHLLVFEGDSRVRWFEGNYHSYEEFMRKEKGDDWQPHRIRYRPLTRA, from the coding sequence ATGCCGCCGCAATTCATCTACACGATGTACGGCCTCAAGAAGATCGCGCCCGGGTCGCAGCGCGAGATCCTGAAGGGCATCACGCTGGCCTTCTACCCGACGGCGAAGATCGGCGTGCTGGGGCCGAATGGAGCGGGGAAATCCACGCTCCTCCGGATCATGGCCGGGATCGACAAGGAGTACGTCGGCGACGCCCGCATCACGGAGGGCTACCGCGCCGGCCTGCTCGCCCAGGAGCCGCAGCTGGATGCGAACAAGGACGTCCGCGGCAACGTCGAAGAGGGCGTCGCCGACCGCCGCGCCGTGCTCAAACGGTACGAAGAGCTGTCGGCGAAGTTCGGCGAGTCGCTATCGGATGCCGATATGGACAGGCTCAATGTCGATTTCCAGAAGGCGCAGGACGAGATCGAGGCCAAAGGGCTGTGGGATCTCGACAGCCAGATCGACCACGCGATGGACGCGCTGCGGCTGCCGCCCGGCGAGCAGGACGTGAAGACCCTGTCGGGCGGTGAGCGTCGCCGCGTCGCGCTCTGCCGCTTGCTTCTCGCTCACCCCGACCTGCTGCTGCTCGACGAGCCCACGAACCACCTCGACGCGGAATCGGTGGCGTGGCTAGAGCGAACGCTCACCGGCTATGACGGGTGCGTCGTCGCGGTGACGCACGACCGCTACTTCCTCGACAACGCCGCGAGCTGGATCCTCGAGCTCGACAAGGGCGCGGGCATCCCGTACGAGGGCAACTACAGCTCGTGGCTCGATCAGAAGCGCAAACGGCTCGCGGACGAAGAGAAGCAGGAGTCGGCGCGCCAGCGCACCCTCGCTCGCGAGCTCGAGTGGGTGCAGGCATCGCCGCGCGCGCGCCAGGCGAAGAGCAAGGCGCGCATCGAGTCGTATGAACGACTCCTGGCGGAGTCGCCGGACGAGCGCGAGCGCGAGCTCGAGATCAGCATCCCGCCCGGCCCGCGGCTCGGTGACGTCGTGATCAACGCGACCAAGCTCCGCAAGGGATACGGGGACCGGCTGCTCTTCGACGACCTCACGTTCGCGCTGCCGCGTGGCGGCATCGTCGGGATCATCGGACCGAACGGCGCCGGCAAGACGACGCTGTTCCGTCTCATCACCGGCGAGGAAAAGGCAGATGGCGGATCGCTCGTGGTGGGCGAGACCGTGAAGCTTGGCTACGTGTCGCAGTCGCGCGACGCGCTCGACCCCAAGAAGAACGTGTGGGAGGAGATCGCCGAGGGACAGGAGAACATCCAGATCGGTGCACGGACGCGCAATGCGCGCGCGTACGTCGCGTCGTTCAACTTCCGCGGCGCGGACCAGCAGAAGCGGGTCGGTGACCTTTCGGGCGGCGAGCGCAATCGCGTCCATCTCGCGAAGATGCTCAAGTCCGGTGCGAACGTCCTGCTGCTCGACGAGCCGTCGAACGACCTCGATGTCGACACACTACGTGCCCTCGAGGAAGCGCTCCTCGATTTCGCCGGATGTGTCGTAGTGATCAGCCACGACCGCTGGTTCCTCGACCGCGTGGCGACGCATCTCCTCGTCTTCGAGGGCGACAGCCGCGTGCGCTGGTTCGAGGGGAACTACCACTCGTACGAGGAGTTCATGCGCAAGGAAAAGGGCGACGACTGGCAGCCGCATCGCATCCGCTACCGACCGTTGACCCGTGCGTAA